From Bacteroidota bacterium, the proteins below share one genomic window:
- a CDS encoding type III pantothenate kinase — protein sequence MKNLVIDIGNSSIKYAVSINGKPGKSSFEDYDKKNFLKKLGTLLSFSVQYNSVAISCANTEHYTYIKNRFRKEENIFLISRDSKLPIKVDYAKTLGTDRICGALGAVKKYPKFKNFLVIDFGTATTYNLVINKTYIGGLITPGIKTALKSLIQNTSLPEPDLKYKKKLYYKNTLDNISNGVVLQSLFFTERIITEYKKQFKNLFVIATGGNSNLIFPYTTLINKREQDLNLEGLNYFLEHNNR from the coding sequence TTGAAGAATTTAGTAATTGATATCGGTAACTCAAGCATAAAATATGCAGTGAGTATCAACGGAAAGCCTGGCAAATCTTCATTTGAAGACTATGATAAGAAAAATTTTCTGAAGAAACTTGGTACGCTTTTATCTTTCAGTGTTCAATATAATTCAGTAGCAATATCCTGCGCTAATACAGAACATTATACATACATTAAGAACAGATTCAGGAAAGAGGAAAACATTTTTTTGATAAGCAGAGATTCAAAGCTTCCTATAAAAGTTGATTACGCTAAAACTCTGGGGACTGATAGAATATGCGGAGCATTAGGCGCAGTAAAAAAGTATCCAAAGTTCAAGAATTTTTTAGTAATAGATTTCGGGACTGCAACCACGTATAATTTAGTCATAAATAAAACTTATATTGGCGGGTTAATAACTCCAGGAATCAAGACTGCTTTAAAATCACTTATTCAGAACACTTCCCTCCCCGAACCTGATTTGAAATATAAAAAGAAATTATATTATAAGAATACACTCGACAACATCAGTAACGGAGTTGTACTTCAGAGTTTATTTTTTACAGAGAGAATTATTACCGAGTACAAAAAGCAGTTCAAAAATCTTTTTGTGATAGCAACAGGCGGCAATTCAAATTTAATTTTTCCTTATACAACGCTGATAAACAAAAGAGAACAAGACTTAAATCTTGAAGGATTAAATTATTTTCTGGAACATAACAACCGATGA
- a CDS encoding bifunctional nuclease family protein — MDNDSDFLQVDIFGLSLTPYKSGGGFAIILKETGGDRRLPIIIGQFEAQAIALELEGKKQQRPLTHDLLKEVIENFGYAVSSVYISELKDSTFFAKIKFDSMSVEELDARPSDAIAIALKFAAPIYVASSIMDEVGFTPEFEDQITPKDEDYEGGEEGEGEIDDENEEGRMLKEDESKTLTAKDRKLKQLKSELDEAVTQEDYEKAAQLRDAIQKLEISNN, encoded by the coding sequence ATGGATAACGATTCAGATTTCTTACAAGTGGATATTTTCGGTTTATCACTGACCCCTTACAAGAGCGGCGGCGGCTTTGCCATCATTCTGAAAGAGACAGGCGGCGACAGAAGATTACCTATTATTATCGGTCAGTTCGAAGCCCAGGCTATAGCATTAGAGCTTGAAGGCAAAAAGCAACAAAGACCTCTCACACATGACTTATTAAAAGAAGTAATTGAAAATTTCGGTTACGCAGTTTCTTCGGTTTACATAAGCGAGCTGAAAGACTCAACTTTCTTTGCAAAGATAAAATTCGATTCAATGAGCGTTGAAGAGCTTGACGCAAGACCTTCAGATGCAATTGCAATCGCACTTAAATTTGCAGCGCCTATTTATGTTGCTTCATCTATAATGGATGAAGTGGGCTTCACACCTGAATTCGAAGACCAGATAACTCCTAAAGATGAAGATTATGAAGGCGGAGAAGAAGGCGAAGGTGAAATTGACGATGAAAATGAAGAAGGCAGAATGTTAAAAGAAGATGAAAGCAAAACACTGACGGCAAAAGACAGAAAGTTAAAGCAATTAAAAAGCGAACTTGACGAAGCTGTAACACAGGAAGATTATGAAAAAGCAGCTCAGTTAAGAGATGCTATTCAGAAACTGGAAATATCTAACAATTAA
- a CDS encoding electron transfer flavoprotein subunit beta/FixA family protein, with amino-acid sequence MKIIVGVSLVPDSTTKVKIGADKKSIDEAGVSYILNPYDEFAVEEALQLKEKNGGEVIAISYGTDKAKEAIKKAFQMGAEKGVLIKSATADFDTYTAAKNLADYIKGQSPDLVLFGKTSIDFDGLSVPAMVAEMIEYPCINVVVKLDINGNEITAEREIEGGKEIVVSNLPAVIGTQKGINNPRYPNLKSIMASKSKPVEEVTPTYNGNKYEVTEMKLPPAKSAGKIFTNGAADVPELVKLLREEAKVI; translated from the coding sequence ATGAAAATTATTGTTGGCGTATCACTGGTGCCGGATAGCACGACTAAAGTGAAAATTGGCGCAGATAAAAAATCAATTGATGAAGCAGGTGTGAGCTATATTTTAAATCCTTATGATGAATTTGCAGTTGAAGAAGCCCTTCAATTGAAAGAAAAAAACGGCGGAGAAGTTATTGCAATCTCCTACGGAACAGATAAAGCAAAAGAAGCTATCAAAAAAGCTTTCCAGATGGGCGCTGAAAAAGGCGTTCTTATAAAATCGGCAACAGCAGATTTTGATACCTACACTGCTGCAAAAAATCTTGCAGACTATATAAAAGGGCAAAGTCCTGATTTAGTATTATTCGGAAAAACATCTATCGACTTCGACGGACTTTCAGTTCCTGCCATGGTTGCAGAAATGATAGAATACCCATGCATAAACGTCGTTGTAAAATTAGATATAAACGGAAACGAAATTACAGCTGAAAGAGAAATTGAAGGCGGTAAAGAAATAGTTGTATCAAATCTTCCTGCAGTTATAGGTACTCAAAAAGGAATTAACAATCCAAGATATCCCAATTTAAAAAGTATTATGGCTTCAAAATCGAAACCGGTTGAAGAGGTCACACCAACTTATAACGGAAATAAATACGAAGTAACTGAAATGAAGCTGCCACCTGCAAAATCAGCAGGAAAGATATTTACAAACGGCGCTGCAGATGTACCTGAACTTGTGAAATTATTAAGAGAAGAAGCAAAAGTAATTTGA
- a CDS encoding GIY-YIG nuclease family protein, giving the protein MKFFLYHIKSEEGYIYTGQTSSLEQRLIQHNSGKSFYTKRGTNWKLVHFEEFSSRTEAMKKEKYYKTGKGRDELQKLLSGS; this is encoded by the coding sequence ATGAAGTTTTTCTTATACCATATCAAGAGTGAAGAAGGCTATATTTATACTGGCCAAACTTCAAGCCTCGAGCAAAGATTAATTCAGCACAATTCTGGTAAATCCTTTTATACAAAACGAGGCACAAATTGGAAATTGGTTCATTTTGAAGAATTTTCAAGCCGAACTGAAGCAATGAAAAAAGAAAAATATTATAAAACAGGTAAAGGAAGAGATGAATTGCAAAAGTTACTGTCGGGCTCATAA
- a CDS encoding glycosyltransferase family 39 protein, which translates to MPRYYYYIALGLIFVLALSLRLYKIEQKNMWFDEVYSWNLSLDTPKDIIATASGDIHPPLFYITLKGWTNIFSDSVFSMRMLSTLLSMLSMFFLFKICKEIKITEKRILLILILYAVSPLNIYYSQEVRMQSLNLFLTISSTFFFIRFLNSRKNVYGFFWSICAALSLYTHYFALLILFSQFVILVIKYLQKEIDLKFSGVAFLFGFIPLTLFSPWVPTFLKQSTQGQPWRVGQSLMQVLENYVIFFKEIFFSNYWNYENSGVIIGATVVSIILILFILISSVIYFKKSDKKKLPIILLFFIPSIIAIFVSFRQSIIFSRYLSIILPYLLILCVFFIFRIHKKYISYPLIIILIGISAYGLTINYSNDYKNNDYRKIESYIEKNLKTDDKIIVDPHYLGWVIRYDNTHQKTSLPVPHVLGWSLQMQIDSIAKRTDFNNVWLVLDYASMEKNDYDSLNTKMNLKGFKADTTKEKTFYIYPNKVKTSYFYK; encoded by the coding sequence TTGCCCCGTTATTATTATTATATAGCACTCGGTTTAATTTTCGTTCTTGCACTTTCTCTCCGCTTATATAAAATCGAGCAAAAGAATATGTGGTTCGATGAAGTTTATTCATGGAATCTTTCGCTTGATACTCCAAAAGATATAATTGCAACGGCTTCAGGTGATATACATCCTCCCCTGTTCTATATAACATTAAAAGGATGGACAAATATTTTTTCCGATTCAGTTTTCTCAATGAGAATGCTCAGCACATTGTTAAGTATGCTGAGTATGTTTTTTCTTTTTAAGATTTGCAAAGAGATAAAAATTACCGAGAAAAGAATTTTACTGATTTTAATTTTGTACGCAGTCTCGCCTCTGAATATTTATTATTCGCAGGAAGTGAGGATGCAAAGTCTAAATTTATTTCTTACAATCAGCTCTACTTTTTTCTTTATAAGATTTCTTAACAGCAGAAAAAATGTTTACGGATTTTTCTGGTCAATATGTGCCGCTCTCTCTTTATATACTCACTATTTTGCTCTTCTGATTTTATTCTCGCAGTTTGTAATTCTGGTTATAAAATATTTACAAAAAGAAATTGATTTAAAATTCAGCGGCGTTGCTTTCTTGTTTGGGTTCATTCCTCTTACACTTTTTTCACCTTGGGTGCCGACATTTTTAAAGCAGTCTACGCAAGGCCAGCCATGGAGAGTTGGTCAATCTTTGATGCAGGTCCTTGAGAATTATGTTATTTTCTTCAAAGAAATATTCTTCAGCAATTACTGGAATTACGAAAACAGCGGAGTAATAATCGGAGCAACTGTAGTCTCAATAATTTTAATTTTATTTATACTAATATCCTCAGTTATATATTTTAAAAAATCCGATAAGAAAAAGCTTCCGATAATTTTACTTTTCTTTATTCCGAGTATAATAGCAATTTTTGTTTCATTCAGACAAAGCATAATTTTTTCAAGATACCTGAGCATTATACTTCCCTACTTATTAATACTATGTGTATTTTTTATATTCAGAATTCATAAAAAATATATTAGCTATCCGCTAATAATAATTTTAATCGGTATTTCTGCTTACGGTTTAACAATAAACTACAGCAACGATTACAAAAATAATGATTACAGGAAAATAGAATCATACATTGAAAAAAATCTCAAAACTGATGACAAAATTATTGTAGACCCTCATTATCTGGGTTGGGTAATAAGGTATGATAATACACATCAAAAGACTTCACTGCCTGTACCACACGTTCTCGGATGGAGTTTACAAATGCAGATTGATTCTATTGCAAAACGAACCGATTTCAATAATGTATGGTTAGTATTGGATTACGCTTCCATGGAAAAGAATGATTACGATTCTCTCAATACAAAAATGAATTTAAAGGGTTTTAAAGCAGATACAACTAAAGAAAAAACATTTTACATCTATCCAAACAAAGTAAAAACGTCTTACTTTTACAAATAA
- a CDS encoding electron transfer flavoprotein subunit alpha/FixB family protein: protein MSNRILAFVESKDGKFKNSAFEVVSEAKKISGELGCEFEVLTIGSGIDAEAENLGSYGASKVLVVDLNDLNSKSKFPGTQYSHSAFAKVVAETASQKGANIILISGTGLGKEIAPRVAIKTDSAFCQDCVALHIDGGNIIATKPVYAGKSMIDMKFNGDKILITLRPNVFKPVKSGDAKAAIEKVDVGSLNLTDKDFSSAVKEVVVSSEKLDVAEADIIVSGGRGLRGPENFHLVETLAGVLGAATGASRAVVDAGWRGHGEQVGQTGKTVSPSLYIAVGISGAIQHLAGMSSSKTIVAINKDKDAPIFQIADYGMVGDAFEIVPALTDEFKKVLGS from the coding sequence ATGTCAAATAGAATATTAGCCTTCGTAGAATCCAAAGACGGAAAATTCAAAAACTCTGCATTTGAAGTTGTAAGCGAAGCAAAAAAAATATCAGGTGAACTCGGATGTGAATTTGAAGTATTAACAATCGGCTCAGGTATAGATGCAGAAGCAGAAAACTTGGGAAGCTATGGAGCGTCTAAAGTGTTAGTTGTTGATTTGAACGATTTAAATTCAAAGAGCAAATTCCCTGGAACTCAATACTCACACTCAGCATTTGCAAAAGTTGTTGCTGAAACAGCTTCTCAAAAAGGAGCAAATATAATTTTAATATCAGGTACAGGATTAGGAAAAGAAATCGCGCCAAGAGTTGCAATTAAAACCGACTCTGCATTCTGTCAGGACTGCGTTGCTTTACATATTGACGGCGGAAACATAATCGCTACAAAACCTGTTTACGCAGGTAAGAGTATGATTGATATGAAATTCAACGGCGATAAGATATTAATAACATTAAGACCAAATGTATTCAAACCTGTTAAATCAGGCGATGCAAAAGCTGCAATTGAAAAAGTTGATGTCGGTTCTTTAAACTTAACTGATAAAGATTTCAGTTCAGCGGTGAAAGAAGTTGTAGTAAGCAGCGAAAAACTTGACGTTGCCGAAGCCGATATTATTGTATCAGGCGGACGTGGACTAAGAGGACCTGAGAATTTCCATTTAGTTGAAACACTTGCTGGAGTTCTTGGCGCTGCAACAGGCGCATCAAGAGCAGTTGTTGATGCAGGATGGAGAGGCCACGGAGAACAGGTCGGGCAGACAGGAAAGACAGTTTCACCAAGTCTTTATATTGCAGTCGGTATCAGCGGCGCTATTCAGCACTTAGCAGGTATGTCTTCATCGAAGACAATCGTTGCAATCAATAAAGATAAAGATGCTCCGATATTTCAGATTGCTGATTATGGAATGGTTGGGGATGCATTTGAAATAGTCCCTGCTTTAACGGATGAATTTAAAAAGGTTTTAGGTAGTTAA
- a CDS encoding YjbQ family protein yields the protein MKIINEEILIDTNGNCDIINITPQVQDVLFKSKISKGNVTVFSIGSTASITTLEFEPGLLKDIPKILEKLIPTYQKYHHNDTWGDHNGHAHIRSAIFGTSFNVPFVNNQMVLGTWQQIVLIDFDDRKRTRRVFIQIIGQ from the coding sequence ATGAAAATAATAAACGAAGAAATATTAATAGATACAAACGGTAACTGCGATATTATAAATATAACTCCGCAGGTTCAGGATGTATTATTCAAAAGTAAAATCAGTAAAGGAAATGTAACTGTCTTTTCCATCGGCTCAACTGCTTCGATAACTACCTTGGAATTTGAACCGGGTTTATTAAAAGATATTCCTAAAATTCTTGAAAAGCTCATTCCGACTTATCAGAAATATCATCACAACGATACATGGGGCGACCATAACGGACACGCTCATATTCGCTCGGCAATATTCGGTACATCATTCAACGTTCCGTTTGTTAATAATCAGATGGTGCTGGGTACATGGCAGCAGATAGTTTTAATTGATTTTGATGACAGGAAAAGAACACGGCGCGTTTTCATTCAAATAATCGGACAATAA
- a CDS encoding (Fe-S)-binding protein — protein MVKPIIFGIIFLSAVGFFLFSINRFLSYLKIAKFENRFNEVGTRLKNVFVFAFLQTKLLRDKFAGILHLCIYWGFVILLLVVLESIVEGFFPNFSFSFLGKPVYSVITVTQDFFGALVFFTVLFSLFRRYVGTPKRLQVEASSKADATLILFLIVMVMVTMFGQNVERIALGHSEGYRPISDFLYNLFKPEGSTVAYEAYWWGHIAVVLGFMNYLPYSKHFHVLSSVPNTFFSNFDIEPKGILKPINFEDESITQWGAKDIKDLTWKEVFDGYTCTECGRCTSVCPANTTGKLLNPKLIVTKIRKRTTELGPVVTSGVTESPVLEHPLVPDFITPQELWACTTCMACVQECPVMIDHVTSIVDMRRNLVMMESDFPDELNTVFRNLENNESPWAFGANERNDWIDELSDEMEKEGKPNSLKKLSSLGSADDVDVVFWSGCMGAFDKRYRNATKSFAQIMNEAGVKYGVLGSEEKCTGDPARRLGNEYLFSTFAQQNAETLKRYNVKKVVTACPHCMHSLKNEYTQFGVDLDVKHHTEFISELITEGKIKPKTQPTETVTYHDSCYLGRYNDIYDAPRKTLDNIPGLNIVEMDKNRDKGMCCGAGGGRMFLEEHEGKRVNIERTEQALSTGATTIAAACPFCMTMMTDGIKEKGKTDEVKIKDISEIVLESLK, from the coding sequence ATGGTAAAACCAATAATTTTCGGGATAATTTTTTTATCCGCAGTTGGATTTTTTCTTTTCTCTATCAATAGATTTTTATCCTATTTAAAAATCGCAAAGTTTGAGAACCGCTTCAACGAAGTTGGAACGCGTCTTAAAAATGTTTTTGTGTTTGCATTTCTGCAGACAAAATTATTGAGAGATAAATTCGCAGGTATTTTACACCTTTGCATCTACTGGGGCTTTGTAATTTTATTGTTGGTTGTACTGGAATCCATTGTTGAAGGATTCTTTCCTAACTTCTCATTTTCATTCTTAGGAAAACCTGTTTACTCTGTTATAACTGTTACTCAGGATTTCTTCGGCGCACTTGTTTTCTTCACGGTTTTATTTTCATTATTCAGAAGATATGTCGGTACTCCGAAAAGATTGCAGGTAGAAGCATCTTCAAAAGCAGATGCTACTCTTATTCTTTTCCTTATCGTGATGGTTATGGTTACAATGTTCGGACAGAATGTTGAACGTATTGCATTAGGACACTCAGAAGGTTACAGACCTATATCAGATTTTTTATATAATTTATTTAAACCCGAAGGTTCAACAGTTGCTTATGAAGCTTACTGGTGGGGACATATTGCAGTAGTTCTCGGATTCATGAACTACCTGCCTTACTCAAAACATTTTCACGTTTTATCATCAGTGCCAAATACTTTCTTCTCCAATTTTGATATTGAGCCAAAAGGAATTTTGAAACCTATCAATTTTGAAGATGAAAGCATTACTCAATGGGGCGCAAAAGATATAAAAGATTTAACATGGAAAGAAGTATTTGACGGTTATACTTGTACAGAATGCGGAAGATGTACTTCAGTCTGCCCTGCTAATACTACGGGTAAGCTTTTGAATCCTAAACTGATTGTTACAAAGATAAGAAAAAGAACTACTGAGTTAGGTCCTGTTGTTACTTCAGGCGTTACTGAAAGTCCCGTGCTAGAACATCCTTTAGTACCGGATTTCATCACTCCTCAGGAACTCTGGGCATGCACAACTTGTATGGCATGCGTTCAGGAATGTCCCGTAATGATTGACCATGTTACATCAATTGTTGATATGAGAAGAAATCTTGTAATGATGGAATCTGATTTCCCTGATGAATTAAATACAGTATTCAGAAATTTAGAGAATAATGAATCGCCATGGGCATTTGGCGCTAACGAAAGAAACGATTGGATTGATGAGCTTAGTGATGAGATGGAAAAGGAAGGGAAACCGAATTCATTAAAGAAATTATCTTCACTTGGCAGCGCAGATGACGTTGATGTTGTATTCTGGAGCGGATGTATGGGAGCATTTGATAAACGCTACCGCAATGCTACAAAATCATTTGCTCAGATAATGAATGAAGCAGGTGTAAAATACGGAGTTCTCGGAAGCGAAGAAAAATGTACAGGTGACCCTGCAAGAAGACTTGGTAACGAATATTTATTCTCAACTTTTGCCCAGCAAAATGCAGAGACTTTAAAAAGATATAACGTTAAGAAAGTTGTAACAGCTTGTCCGCACTGTATGCATTCACTGAAGAATGAATATACACAGTTCGGAGTAGATCTTGATGTAAAGCATCACACTGAATTTATTTCCGAGCTGATAACAGAAGGAAAGATAAAACCTAAAACTCAGCCCACAGAAACTGTCACATATCACGACTCTTGCTACTTAGGAAGATACAACGATATTTACGATGCTCCGAGAAAAACACTTGATAATATTCCGGGACTTAACATTGTTGAAATGGATAAGAACAGAGATAAGGGAATGTGCTGCGGAGCAGGAGGCGGAAGAATGTTTCTTGAAGAACATGAGGGTAAACGTGTTAACATCGAAAGAACTGAGCAGGCTTTAAGCACAGGCGCAACAACAATTGCAGCTGCATGCCCGTTCTGTATGACTATGATGACCGATGGTATTAAAGAAAAAGGTAAAACTGATGAAGTTAAAATAAAAGATATTTCAGAAATAGTACTGGAAAGCTTAAAATAA
- a CDS encoding DUF4870 domain-containing protein gives MENTTEITQEVPTSDERLLAMFSHFSIFLGGIILPIIMYFVKKDKSKFVAFHALQSIFFHLMYLIIIFALVFFLIIVMLLTGVFSIHHSHDLNHSGAGFFMGMIMFYMGIGASAILAISYGIYMGIKANEGGMKKYFLVGEWAYRKVYGR, from the coding sequence CAGGAAGTTCCGACAAGCGATGAAAGACTGCTTGCAATGTTCTCACATTTTTCAATATTTCTGGGAGGAATAATTCTCCCGATAATAATGTATTTTGTGAAGAAGGATAAATCGAAATTTGTAGCCTTCCATGCGCTGCAGTCAATCTTTTTTCACCTCATGTATCTGATTATCATTTTTGCTTTAGTATTCTTTTTAATTATAGTAATGCTATTAACAGGAGTATTTTCAATCCACCACTCACACGACTTGAATCATTCCGGTGCCGGATTTTTCATGGGGATGATAATGTTTTATATGGGTATAGGTGCAAGCGCAATACTTGCAATATCATACGGGATTTATATGGGAATAAAAGCTAATGAAGGCGGAATGAAAAAATATTTTCTTGTAGGCGAATGGGCTTATAGAAAAGTCTATGGAAGATGA
- a CDS encoding aryl-sulfate sulfotransferase, translating into MRTKLLVFIFFVFSQVILAKSDVQFLSPVPNSKYVKVSSSIILRLNSLPDKSYLKKDLIQVTGSKSGLHECNVTLGTDGTTIIFSPVTNFQFDEKVEVKINSIKTKSDYSEVINYYFETEKENILPASVNVFENEFSGNDNFKFKTSAPFINKKSIDLPSDFPVVNVNKSVNPGPGYVFISNFSLAPMNTGYYLMILDNSGSPVFYKKLDTAAYDFKKQPNGNLTYFSGKALKFYEMNTYYQIIDSFACGNGYSTDLHDLRVYPNGHSLLMSYDPQRVNMAELTPRGDPNAIVIGLVIQELDENKNVIFQWRSWDHFNILDATHENFTLPVIDCVHGNSIEMCKDGNILISSRHLDEVTKINRNTGSIIWRLGGIRNQFRFENETVTFSHQHAVRELPNGNITLFDNGNYPSTIVPIHEQVPLSRAVEYKINETTKIATLVWQYSQGIFGFAMGYAERLPNGNTIIGWGMGSPSVTEVDPNGEKVFEMTLPDGQVSYRALKDSWDPLPNNGVPATYKVYQNYPNPFNPNTTIRYDLPDQSDVKITVFNMLGQNVQEVVKTNQTPGIYEYVFNGSGLTSGVYFYRIKTNTFTDTKRMVLVK; encoded by the coding sequence ATGAGAACAAAATTACTAGTATTCATTTTCTTTGTCTTTTCACAAGTTATTCTGGCTAAATCAGATGTTCAGTTTCTTTCACCCGTTCCAAATTCAAAATATGTAAAAGTTTCGTCTTCAATAATACTCAGGTTAAATTCTCTACCGGATAAAAGTTATCTGAAGAAGGATTTAATACAAGTAACAGGAAGTAAATCCGGATTACATGAATGTAATGTAACTCTTGGAACTGACGGTACAACAATAATTTTTAGCCCTGTAACAAATTTTCAGTTTGATGAAAAGGTTGAAGTAAAAATTAATTCTATAAAAACCAAATCCGATTATTCCGAAGTAATAAACTATTATTTTGAAACTGAGAAAGAAAATATTCTCCCTGCGTCAGTTAATGTATTTGAAAATGAATTTTCGGGTAATGATAATTTTAAATTTAAAACCTCTGCTCCTTTCATAAATAAAAAATCTATTGATTTGCCGTCCGACTTTCCTGTAGTGAATGTAAATAAATCTGTTAATCCCGGCCCGGGGTATGTATTTATAAGTAACTTTTCTCTGGCACCAATGAACACTGGATATTATTTAATGATTCTGGATAATTCAGGCTCTCCGGTATTTTACAAAAAGCTGGATACAGCAGCATATGATTTTAAAAAACAACCGAATGGAAATTTAACTTATTTTTCAGGTAAAGCTTTAAAGTTTTATGAAATGAATACCTATTATCAAATTATAGATAGCTTTGCCTGCGGAAATGGTTATTCAACTGACCTGCATGATTTAAGAGTTTACCCCAATGGTCATTCTCTTTTAATGAGCTATGACCCGCAAAGAGTTAATATGGCTGAATTAACTCCGCGGGGAGATCCCAATGCAATTGTTATTGGACTTGTTATACAGGAACTGGATGAAAATAAAAATGTAATCTTTCAGTGGAGAAGCTGGGACCACTTCAATATTCTTGATGCAACCCATGAGAATTTTACACTGCCGGTTATAGATTGCGTACATGGAAATTCTATCGAGATGTGCAAAGATGGCAATATATTAATTTCATCAAGACACTTAGATGAAGTTACAAAAATTAACAGAAACACCGGTAGTATAATCTGGAGATTAGGCGGGATTCGCAATCAGTTCAGATTTGAAAACGAAACTGTTACTTTTTCTCACCAACATGCAGTCCGGGAGCTTCCAAACGGAAATATAACTTTATTTGACAACGGTAATTACCCGTCAACTATAGTTCCTATTCATGAACAGGTACCTTTATCAAGAGCAGTTGAATACAAAATTAACGAAACTACAAAAATAGCTACTTTAGTTTGGCAGTATTCACAAGGAATATTTGGATTTGCAATGGGATACGCTGAACGCCTGCCTAACGGAAACACAATAATCGGATGGGGGATGGGAAGTCCTTCTGTTACTGAAGTAGATCCCAATGGTGAAAAAGTGTTTGAAATGACTTTACCGGACGGGCAGGTCAGTTACCGCGCACTTAAAGATTCATGGGATCCCCTTCCTAATAACGGAGTTCCTGCAACATACAAAGTATATCAGAATTACCCGAACCCATTTAATCCGAATACAACCATCAGATACGATTTGCCGGACCAGAGTGATGTCAAAATTACCGTATTCAATATGTTAGGTCAAAATGTTCAGGAAGTTGTGAAAACAAATCAAACTCCGGGAATTTATGAATACGTTTTTAACGGTTCAGGGTTAACAAGCGGAGTTTATTTCTATCGTATCAAAACCAATACATTTACTGATACAAAACGAATGGTACTGGTAAAATAA
- a CDS encoding ferritin has translation MDTNRLSSKISEALNNQMTKEAHAAQIYLSYAAWADSNGYGGIANFLFRHANEERNHMMKILEYILKRGAKVKVTAIPEPGDEPKSVNDCFEKVFKQEVSNTESIYKVVEMSFEEKDWATWNFMQWFVKEQTEEETLALELLDKIKIAGGDKAPNEALYTLDKDLSTEPDDATLAQDVTVENP, from the coding sequence ATGGACACAAACAGATTATCATCCAAAATTTCCGAAGCACTCAATAATCAAATGACTAAAGAAGCGCACGCAGCTCAAATTTATTTATCATATGCTGCCTGGGCTGATAGTAACGGATATGGAGGAATAGCAAACTTTCTTTTCAGGCATGCCAACGAAGAGAGAAATCATATGATGAAAATTCTTGAATATATCTTAAAAAGAGGCGCAAAAGTTAAAGTAACTGCAATCCCTGAACCGGGTGATGAACCCAAAAGCGTAAATGACTGCTTCGAAAAAGTATTCAAACAGGAAGTAAGCAATACTGAGTCGATTTATAAAGTAGTTGAAATGAGCTTTGAAGAAAAAGACTGGGCAACCTGGAATTTTATGCAATGGTTTGTAAAAGAACAGACAGAAGAAGAAACACTTGCCTTGGAATTACTGGATAAGATTAAAATCGCAGGCGGTGATAAAGCTCCTAATGAAGCGCTTTACACACTGGATAAGGATTTATCAACTGAGCCGGATGATGCAACTTTAGCGCAGGATGTTACTGTTGAAAATCCGTAA